The genomic segment TAGAGACACCAGGCGATGTAAAGACAAGCCATTGCCGTGTCCATCGAATGACGGTCCTACTGCATTTGGAAGTGTCTTCGTTCCCCAGTGCCGACAAAAATCACTTATTCTTTCGGTAGCCGAAGCTACACGGGCATGCGAGGAGGAGAATGTGAGCTTCCCTTTGTCCCTCGCATTGTAGCACAGCTGATGGAGCCGCTGCATTGGATTTCCGGGGCGAATCTCGAACGTTTTGGACGATTTTGACCGCCGTCCGTCCAGTCAGATTCCCGTTGATTGGGGTGCCACAGTGTCGCTGCATCTTACCGGCGAAGAACATTTGCTTTTTTGTACCCGGTGGTTGCAAACGAAGAGTTCCTTCGTATGGGCATAGACCCCGCCAGGCCCGAGCCTGGCTCGTGCTGGGACTTGAGCTGGTCACTGATCAGGTCGACAAAGGCATCAGTGTTCGCGGCTTCCGATTTTCCTCCTGCCATCGCAGACTTTGGGTAGAGCGCCGTGGCAGATACACCATTCCGCGCCGCTGCACCGCGAGGCTTCTGCGTGCCTCCGTGTCCATTCATGCTGCTGACAACGGTGCCTCTATCTGTGAGACTAGATCCATTGTACATTGAaggctttctctgcagattGCCTGGAGTTGGTGAACTACGAGAGAAGCTAGGAGACGTGGAGGGTACAGTAGGTGTAGAAGCAGGCTGCGCGTGACCTGCCGGGGGGTTCACTGAGGTTTGATGCGCCGAGTCGGCGCCGCCACAGTTTTTGTAGTCGAGAATAGCCATGTCCAGGGATTGCGGAACTTTGAGGATTTCCGGGAAGGCCTGCTGGACGAGCAGATGCTCGGAAATCAGCTGGTTGCACGTGGGCTGGGCGAGAAGCTTCAGCGACTTGAAGAGCCACTCATTGACTCCCAGGTTCCGGCACATCTCCAGACacgcttctcgctcgcctTCCCCGTCGCCGATTGAAATGACCGTGCACTCCGTGCCGTCTCGCATGCGGTCTCCGAAAACGTCGTTGATCATTTCTTCAAACACTTGGATTTTCCACTGTCGCTGGGGCATGCCCGTGTGCTGGAGGCGGTCACGGGCGGAAATAATCTCGATCCCCTGCGTCTGAATGTGCCGCAAGACCTGCGGGATGAACTTCTCTCCAGATCTGTTGACCCATTCCACAGTCGCGTTCGTGACAATCACCACCATCCCCCTGGCTAAACATATGTTGATGGTCTGGATGCACAACTCACTGAGTTCGGCCAGGGACGGAAGCATCTCCGGAGGCACGGGGTCGTTCAGGCCGACGCGGTTCTGAACAGCGGCCCAGTTGGTGGGGAGCAGCGTGTCGTCGTAGTCCAAAATGATCAGAGTGTTTTCCGGTGGCGTCGGTAAGGCGGGCGCCGGCGCGGGAGACTGCACAGGCCCGGACGCAATATCGGCAGAAGGCCGAGCAACGGTCTCAGCAGGCACGCCGGGCTTCGCCTTCAACATTGCTCGACTTTGGAGGTCAGATCCCGGAAAGAACGAGTCAGCGACCTCCGACGGCACACCTTCCTCCCCCTGTTGAGTTCCTGGAACGCCACCCGCGGGCACTGTGGTGCTGGGAAGGGCTGATCCACTCACGGTTACTGGCGCACCTGTAGGAGGGACTGGCAGGCTATGTGCAGTTGCGCATGGGCGCATCAATCTTTCGAGTTGCTGAACTGCTTTCCCCGGGTGACTCGGAGAGTACAGTTGCGGAGTTCCTGGAAGGGGTTTCTCTGTGCTGTCGGTGAGACCACGGAGCGCCGTGCTCGACGGTGGGTGAAGGTAAGTCCCGCTTGTACAGCCTGTCGTCGTGCACGTGGAGGTATACTGCTGGTCAACCACTTGGTTAAAGTGGGTGGGACGGCCGCCAAGATGTGAAGCCATTTCCCGGACATGGGTAGACTGAGTGAGGCACTGGGCAACCATCTGTTTTGAGCCGCGCTGCTGGTCTACGGAGATGGCAGCCTGGACAAACGCTGAAGTCGCCTGCGACGCAAGGTGTGTACGCTGGCTCGCCCCGGGCACGACGTTGCATCGTCCTTGCGCTGGAGACGAGATAGTAGTCGCATCGACTCCTGGAGGAAGAGCTTTGCCGCTCGTTCGGGCCTCCATTGGATTCTGACTCCGAGGACTCTGTGTCCGACAGCGGAAAGCAGTCTAGTGCTAGGATTCGGTTCGTCTACCTTTCCTGGAAAACCTGAAGAGCACATAGTCAAAGGACGCATTCTGCACGTTCCATACCGGTGTGGGACGAGCTGCGCCACaatctgcagagaagcagcgagcaCTTTAGGTCACCTACAGCGTATATCGGTCGTGAAAAACTGCATGGGAGTACGTGTTGGGTTCACACTTTCTGTGTTAATGGCACTACTTCCAAAGGGGAGTACAGATCAAGGGCGGACGGGTACGTACCAATAGAACTGCTCAGGAATGTTGCGTGTTGGGAGGATAGTAGCAACCTGTGAGCCTTACCGCCACTCGAAACGGAATGACTTTGGGCGTGTTTGGAACATACAGGATCCTAGTCAACAAAGGGCATTCAGGGGAGAGGAGCGACCCCTGTTTGTCCGACAGCTGGAGGCGTTTTCGCGAATGACAGCATGTGGAACTCGAGAGTTGCAGTGGACGAGTTGTTCTCGAGTTTCTGGTTCATTCGCCCCACGTCGTGACGCTCCCCGACGTACGATTCCCGTCGCTAGCTGGAGTTCGTCGAGTGATGACCtgagaggagcagaaaggTAAAGAGTAGGGGAGGTAACGCGTATTCAAACGAGACCCGTACCACACGGAGTCTATAGTCGAGCCAGAATGCGCCTTGGTGTGGCAGGACAGCGGCACGGTCTGCTCGCTTGAGCCGCAGCAGCCGTCGAGTGTCAGAATCGGCGACAGCAAAATAGCAATACCGGCACAGACGGTTCCACACGCGACGGCGCATTCAGAAAATGACCAAAAAGTAACTGGGTATCACTCTCAAGCCTTCAATTGTTTTCTGCGTCAGTATGCAACTGGGCGCCCTCGTTGCTTCGACAATCGGCGAGGCGGCGCAGTGGCGCGATGATGGGACGATGACTTCGCGGCAAATCAGGACACCGACAGGGGTGTTGGGAGGGAGGAATCAGCCGTACTCACAGCAAAGCGCC from the Toxoplasma gondii ME49 chromosome IX, whole genome shotgun sequence genome contains:
- a CDS encoding hypothetical protein (encoded by transcript TGME49_289910), whose product is MEARTSGKALPPGVDATTISSPAQGRCNVVPGASQRTHLASQATSAFVQAAISVDQQRGSKQMVAQCLTQSTHVREMASHLGGRPTHFNQVVDQQYTSTCTTTGCTSGTYLHPPSSTALRGLTDSTEKPLPGTPQLYSPSHPGKAVQQLERLMRPCATAHSLPVPPTGAPVTVSGSALPSTTVPAGGVPGTQQGEEGVPSEVADSFFPGSDLQSRAMLKAKPGVPAETVARPSADIASGPVQSPAPAPALPTPPENTLIILDYDDTLLPTNWAAVQNRVGLNDPVPPEMLPSLAELSELCIQTINICLARGMVVIVTNATVEWVNRSGEKFIPQVLRHIQTQGIEIISARDRLQHTGMPQRQWKIQVFEEMINDVFGDRMRDGTECTVISIGDGEGEREACLEMCRNLGVNEWLFKSLKLLAQPTCNQLISEHLLVQQAFPEILKVPQSLDMAILDYKNCGGADSAHQTSVNPPAGHAQPASTPTVPSTSPSFSRSSPTPGNLQRKPSMYNGSSLTDRGTVVSSMNGHGGTQKPRGAAARNGVSATALYPKSAMAGGKSEAANTDAFVDLISDQLKSQHEPGSGLAGSMPIRRNSSFATTGYKKANVLRR